CATCAAATTccacaaaaaattaaacagaaataatgtaatagtttaattttattactactcAGTGATTACAAACTGGCTACCAAAAGACAGAAGAAAACGATTGATGAATATTGTATGAGTATTTAAATCACAAAGCATTTATCATTTTAACTTGCTCAATTGGAACgcaactcatttaaaaataattataagaactGTAAATTAAGGCTGGTGGAATACTATTTTTCGTTCAAGTCAAGTACAGTTTTTGAATAAGACTTTTGTAGGTGGTACAATGATGCAGTGAGTCTAAAAATTGACTACAAGATGAACCCAAGTTCACCATAAAGACATTCAAATGGATTTTTCGGATTAAAGTACAGctttttctgtatgattattCTCCAAAACAAAGATCCTTTGTGAGCTGAagctagtttttaaaatataagctatagccctttccgagccaatgacgttactagaTGTCATGCCTAAACTAGTgctaaaagccaacgacgtccactgacgcaaaatcaatttgtttttttaaatattatttaaaagcatttctgggtatcaaacttagtaaaaactgttaaacaaggttTATTTAAACAAGGGACAACCGTTCGTGTCTATTTTGAAGGCCACGCACGGCTCTTGTTCGATCGACAAAATAGCAGGTGGCCGGATGTTCAtagtctcccgcagagccaacgacgtctTCTGACGCGCGCTCAGTCTGCCTGTAGCTTCCGTGAGGTTAGATGTTTATTCGTCCTTCCATTTTCAATccgcgtatttatcttttcaattttgatgttaatcaatatttttaatcaatgtacagtgtagtttatgtattattatcgtgatgtagggctttattgtcaagtttttttttttttagtttcattgcttttatttaatttgtatatatacatttttactatattctttatattttctctaaataaaaattactatatgcttgttttttgtaaaatattacaataattgtgttcaactattgttaattttatatatgaacacatagaatgtaaaaattaaattttttcagtgaaattatgattttaccattttttggctgtaaactaacaataaagagtgaaaaaaatatattttgtcgtttttttacctcttatgttataagaattatttaaaaaaattggttttggtatgtgggaatttttttatttttaaggtgtatggctcttaggagtagttttggttatttatttgagTCCAGTCTGATTTGGAAAAACCGTGCCAgaaattattagaataatttatttgaataaatattcatCAAGATCATTAAAAAGAACATAAATTAGAGAAAAATTGTCTTTTGTGAAGTAGGAAGATTATTTTTAAACCGCCATCGAGCATACTGGCCTTTTACTTAATAGTAGGAGtagtagtaattattattataatacataaaagatattaaattacAAGTGCATGGTCACTCTGTCTTTCACTATTACagatcaatcaaacaatacaatttaaaaataaagattttagatCTGATTAGACTTTAACATTGCTAATGATTCAACTTTGATCAATTAGGTTTTGTATTGAACCATCTCTTCAACAATTTCTttggtttttttccaaaaaaatttatatttttgtggtcAAATACAAGATTTGTACAGGTCTATTTCCATctgtattcaaaaaattatttgatttatttattactagtttagtaataacagttaataataacAGTGCTTTTagtaacagtatttaataacagtattttatgatATTACTGTTTTACATTGACCTGTAATAATAAACCAGTATAGGAAACTGGTTTAATGGCATTGCAATATCGATAAGATGTGGTTCAATATAAGAGGTCTGATAAGTTCCTGTAGCACTGAAAAGCCTGTAACTGAGTGACAAGGTCAAGAAGAGTTCTTTGCACACATTACCATACAAAACTTCTAAAATCTGATGACTGCCACCTCGACCATACAGAAAAAGTGGACCAGAGTGAGATTTTTGTACTTGGTTTTATGAAAAATAGCAGAGCCTTGACTTTACTTCGAAGATACTGACAGATGAAGTACCCATGTTGATATTGAACAAACAATAAGCATACTCAGTACGTGagcacaattttcaacagtaTTTCTTGGTAATATTTGGACAGAATTGTTCATTACTGCATTCTGCCATATTCTTTATCCTCCCAAGTTGATTTTACGATTCAATATAAGATTTTTGGCTTGATTTTATAGAGTGACTCGATCACATACCATTAAGCGTAAGAGTAACTACAGGAATTCTCTACTCACACAATCACAATTCGAGAAGATTAATGGTAGTTGACTAATGAACTTCTCAGAAATATTATCctcttttaaacatatgtactgGTTGCTATTACTGACAGTATGTTATAGCTTTAAAAAAAAGCTACAAGCACACAAAGGAGCTTCTTAACAGAACACCaatatgcttaatatatgatcaaacactcccaataaatgaaaaatgtttaccaccaataaataaaaaagaacaccaataaattgttattttgttggGAAACAATGTCAATAACAAAAAGCTTAAACAATACAGTACTTTTAAAGAATGTTGTgaataatttatcatataaacatccaGCAACTCACAGGTTCAAAGACGACACACTCAGGACTGTATGAAGCACCAGCTACAACTCCAGCCCCTCCCACCAGTCCAGATGCTAAGTTGTCGAGAATGTTTCCGTAGAGGTTAGGCATAACCATGACATCAAACTGGTGCGGATTGGACACCATCTGCATGGTGCAATTGTCTACAATCATTGTCTCAAACTCTATCTTGGGGTAGAGTTTAGCAATCTGTAAACACAATGAGAACACTCATCAATtcataaaagaaaagaaagatttaTTATGTAACTGCTAAAATAGGCATTACATCCACTTAAGTACACAATTTTCTATGGGGCAAAAGGACTCAACGGTTATTTCACAACAGTTATTAAGCgataaatgtaataaagtttaaCAGTTTGTAGACAACTGTGTAGAGTATCACATTGTACATATCAGGactgatgcaaaatttaaaaaaagtcgtGTTAGTTCTCCCTCTCAATGCTATGAGGTATCGGATTCCTGTGTATTATTCACTTATTAAAGtcactgatttaaaatatttactactactaatttatttctgtttaaaaataatattaatgaaaatttatgttcagtatgtatatttttctagTCTTTTGGACcaaatacagtttttgtttttatgcaTTAATAAGTTTCAAATGTATAACAACACTTGTTAAATAatcattcaaattaataaaatcctGTTATTAATCCATTCCAGTTTTTTTTCGATTTATTGCATTCCAATTATTAAATCACATCATaccaaatatttcaatacatgaaACTTAAAGAAAAGAGTGCAAAGATTAAAGTCTGATCTGACTCTGCAACGTGATTGGCTATTTTGTGAAAGTAGATGATAACTCcctttttatttcttatagtaAAGGCAGCTCTCTGAacttatgtgttttatttaaccaGGATGTTATTCTTGGTTGATTTTTGTGCCATCAGTTGATCTCTAAAGTACTCAGAATATCTGGTaatgattttattcaaattaaaattaagatttaaaaactcatataaaaattctatataagaatcaggaatttatatttttaagatttcagaTTCGACTAAGattcaaaagttttcatttaaccATTAATACTGTGTTGTAAAATATACTGTCTACTACACTACTGCGTACCTCTTGACAGCTCCTCAAAAAGAGACCATCACCAAGCTTCATGATGTTGGCCTTGTGAACAGCTGTTACCCTCTTGCGATTGTTCTTTGTTGCGTAATCAAATGCAAACTTGGCGATTCTAGCAGATTTGTTGGCCGTTACAATCTTAAGACACTCCACAACACCCTAagggaaatttatttttgtgaaattataaagaaaattacaacacaaaacatatttttagcaaataatatttttataactatgccAAAATTTTGTCGTAATGATGATACAATTTAAGTCAATGTGAATGCaacactttaaatttagtaaaatttttaaactttactttgggatagttaaacttttcaaagttcaatataataaagaactaaaaaaataatagttactgaatttaaatacaaacattttgacactTAGATCGTAAGAATCATTCAAGAAATAATGTAAATGGAACCTTAACTTTTGCAATGCACAGTTAATGATGCAAATAATTGaagtttaacaaatttacaacagCTTACatctacatattttgtaataagacTCTTATGACCtatgtgttaaaatgtttgttcttAAATTTAGCAACTGTTATTACTCTTAAAAATTAgtcttattaaattttacaatattaagcTTTAAAACATTCAACcaaatttgaatagttttatctttacagagtttttaaatacaaaatcaaatctaaaaatcacatgcagacagacagagagTAAACTTCTGACCTacgtttatgttacattttttgtttgtcttgACTCGAAGaacaaattccaaaatattaccACAGAGGttataaacaccctgtataaaaggACTATTTTCTCATATACTCTTGTAGTTCAAGCAAGTGCTGCAAGTTACTACACCCTGGCATCCTTTGTGGATAAACATGTGCTACTTGCAATCCTGTATCTAGTGAATGGGCTCCAAGGGATGGCACTACCATTCATGACTAATGGGATGATACAAACCATCAGGTGGTTTGGTCCTGCTTTGGCAGCTAGCCTGAGGTGACTCTACTTTTTATAAGCAAAGCTATTACCCTGGATCCAAGCTAATACCCTGAAATTGGCACTATGGAGTTTGTTTGGTCCTCACTCAGCACACTGACAGGGGTGGTTGCAGGCCTTGCAAGACAGGTTCTATCTAGACTAGTCTGTCTGGAATCATATCACACAATACAGATGTCAGCGACTTGTGTCTAAGGAATGCATGGCACAGGAGTTGTTTGGCTAACAATTCATTCATTGGGGAGGCAGATTTAAAACCAACAGATGAAGAAAAGGCAGTAGGAGGTGCTAAGATAGCGGTCGAGTAAATTGACATCAAATCTAAGAAATGTGAACTGGATTACAATCTTAATCTTCCATTCAAACTGTGTAAGCACATGGGAAAGGATCTAAATGTATTTGACTGATCTTGGCCTCTGGAGACTGTATAGAGAAATACAACTACATAGTTTCTTGACATTTCTGACTTGTTGCGACAAAAAAAGGGATGGGTATATtaattgtcacaggagatgaaacatggtTTCCCTTATAACCTTTGAACTGACAACCCATCCTATAGAATGGCGGCACATAACCACTCCTGTCAAGTTGAAGCCACACAACACAACTTAACTAACACAAGATTAACTAAGATCCATTGAGTGATTCAGAACAAAAGACGATGCATCCTCCAACACTGTTATTCAGCTTCAGGAAGTGATCCAACTCTTTTCGCTGGGAAATTTTGGATTTCCTATTATATAACTCTGACCTTGGtcctttaaacattttcatcacATGAAACATCAGTTTGATGGGAAGCccttcaataataataaagtgaaaatgGCCATGAACTAGTATAGTAATCAGAGTAGGCAGGAAATTTCTTTTAAGAGGTTTTTCAGTACTTAGTTTTTAAGGTATAATAAATACCTAAATTGCctctatatagaaaaatataaaaaaatgttgtagtgctaaaaataaatgtgttttgaaaacaacgGTTGGTTGTtgtgtaaaaaacaataaaacagcccttacaataattatgaaatacaaaatataatatatacatttttgttcagtaaAATTGGAAAATAGGCTTCCAGTTATTGAAAACATGTATTAATAGCTTAAAGAAAAATAGGTTGAgtaattttagcttattttaatAGCTATGTAATATAACAAATGAATATCAGTCTTAACATTTTGAAactattgattaatttattctgaaaaagTTATAGTCTTAGAACGACACAGGGCAAGACAATGGTATGGAGAATGCATTCTTAAGCCTTATCTAAAATAAGACAAaaagatacaattattaaaaataatatgtactaaatttacaaaaacttgcAGAGTagttgtttgtttgtaatttattgaatgtaaaccAAACTATCTTGAATAGATCACTTTTATCTTAAGTGGGTACTTTAATAAACAGAATGAGAGAAAAGATTACCTCAGTTTAAGATAAAGTAAAAATCTTATATTCAAGTCTTGGTTTAGTGAGAAGACATTCACTGCTCATGTACTCATGCGCCAATTACACGGCTTACGTTACTCACATGAACACTCTCATGTTCCAAGGCCAAGTACTCGCCCTCTGTCTGCTCTTGGATTACTACAGTCATTACATGGCTAACTGTACTTTACGTGACTCACATGGACACTCTCATGTTCCAAGGCCAAGTACTCGCCCTCTGTCTGCTCTCGGATGACTACACAGTCATTACACGGCTAACTGTACTTTACGTTACTCACATGAACACTCTCATGTTCCAAGGCCGAGTACTCGCCCTCTGTCTGCTCTCGGATGACTACACAGTCAATGTCCTTGTGTCGCAGCTTGATACCAGGCAAGGACTTGACATGGACAACATTAGCGTAAAGATCCAGAGCTCTACGTAGCTTCATGTTCAGTGTCTCTAGCTCACCAGTATGGCTGTAGTCTGGTGTGGCTAGAATACCCTGTACAAACAACACAACTCCTGTAAACActaacactttatatttataactagttCCACTACACTTGAAAGGAGTTTGAAGTAAAccataaaagtgtttattttggaTTATAAGGATACATTAAGTGATAGTcccaatttatttgaaataaactcttattaaatttgaaaatatttaacattgcaATTTCTACATCACATAAATTTACACAGTAAATAATATCTCACGAACTATTGAATTGACCACATTTACCGTAAAGTTAAGAAAACTGCAAAGCTAATAATTCTTGTCACATTTTTATTTGGTACAATTTTAATAGGTATTATATTAAATCCATtatatgtttgattttaattttacacatgtttttggtatcaagATGCAAATGTACATAAATgcacacataattaaaaaaaattatacactaaaaGTAATTTCTGAACTAATAACATCCATCTGAAAACGATACACCCACTGCCCATACTGCTTTTGATTGCAGTTAGATTTACAGTAtacattaatgtattaattttcaatgaacaataaatttaacttcaTATCTCTCCAACAAACTTACCTTCAAACAAATACCATTACGTTGAATTGAGTTGGCAACATCTTCGAGTGGAGCACTGAGAGGTCGGTTGACTTCAGACAAGAAGAACATCTCCCAGTCAACAGGCACTCCAGCAGCCTATGAGTGCAGAAatgggaaattattaaaaatctaggTTTGGGgttcaaaactaaataaattacactGACAATGTAGTGAAAGAATTGTCTTTTTTCTAGAACATTAAATTTGAAGGTGAGAGTACACTTTAAAAGAATTTGTGTATATCTCCTATCAAACAGGTTTACTagaattattaatgtattaatacataatgtcaaaatacatttactggaaaaaataagtatgtataaaatacttaattatactCAAATGAAtaagttttgttagtttgaactatttatgtgcatatttataaatgacaatgTTACACTGTTACTTAAAAACCTTTACCTTAAAAGTTGTGCAGTATTATGACTCAAAGAAATTATAACAGGTTGATTGACAAAACTTATATTGTAactcattattataattatataatttttaatcactaaattgaaatattttatgaccCGTGATCAATATAAATACCATGACCATGTATTACAGCTTACGCACAACAGTTAGCTTACCTTAAACACCTCTTGGACAGAGTAGACCAACTCAGGGCCCACACCATCTCCAGGCACAAGAGTACACTTTGTTCTACCTTCAGTCTGTGGCACCTGAAAAGGTTTACCAATGAttgttaatattagttatattattgaatattaccTAATTCAAGCAAGTAATCCTTGACCAGCCTGGCTGAATGTGGAATGCATGACACCCTGCATTGAAAAAAGGGGATGAGAAAGTTTTGTTTCAAGCACGACTGGACAAATGGACACTACTATCCTTAGATAATTTTAGATAGTGACAATTTCCATTATCAATAACTGGGGATTAAACTTTTTATCTGGTGGTTATAAAAAGTCCCATTTGGGAGACTAGTGTATCACATTAAGCTGTGTTTCAAATTAATATGCTTTATTGCCTATGGTTTAATAGGCTACATTGCAAACACACGACAAGGACATTGTCATGCCAGCTGTATCATTTAATTTGGATTTGATTTGCATACTTTTACTAAATTatgattgttcaatattttacaaatgatgTTTGGTGATTAAAGTGTTTAAGCTATAAAGGTCTAGGGGGAATTTCTATCTAAACTTTATTAAGTTGGATCCGAAAATTTGAGGACACACCAATCAATTGTATAATAGGATTTAggacatattataatattattatatattataatttaaaattgatttgaataaaTAGAGGaacatataaaattgatttaaaatagtatttttacacattaaacaGTTAGATTTAgtctaataataatagtaacataatTACTTCCATGAATGACCCTTAATGAATCTTAAAATACCACATGGTTATTACTagtacttgtaaataaaaatacactaggACTACACTCATTCATTCTTCCCATAATGGATTTGCAAAATTAAGTGATCCATGCTGACACTTATTTTCGGTTTCCACATGAAGAAgcatttttggtaaaaaaatatatttcttgtaccatagttatttatttattgttttctcaatcaagaaaatatatacattcatagGTCTGAGAAGACTACTTCAATCAAAAAGCAACCacttttggccactgtaatttatttctagtctaaggtatttctgatgccataattgagtttgctttattgccctgatcaagaaaatatagacATAAGCAGGTCTCAGAAGCCTTAATGAACAAGGCTGTAAATGTTTGCTCAAAAGGTACTTAAAATTTattggcttccttgacattgtgatatggaaATTTTGCATATGGTCTAAAGAAAATAACAGAGAAATGGACACTCTTATACCTCATTGAGCCATTCTTTCCCAGATTACAGTCATATATACAACCAGACTACTATCAAGTAAAacctaatataaacaataattttcaataattttgaaatgtatttgtgAAAACTACATGTCATTACAGTTACGaatggttcttgttttctgcctcccaaaaagAAGCAATGTCGGCAAGAAGTAGGCCATTCTATCCCAATCTACTTCTTGTTATTACAGGAATAAGCAGGTTTAgattaaatatgttactagtagtgtca
The Homalodisca vitripennis isolate AUS2020 chromosome 4, UT_GWSS_2.1, whole genome shotgun sequence DNA segment above includes these coding regions:
- the LOC124359152 gene encoding isocitrate dehydrogenase [NAD] subunit beta, mitochondrial, with product MALVRQISSLLSKVPQNCVVSPVSFRGVHLSSSVESAVPQTEGRTKCTLVPGDGVGPELVYSVQEVFKAAGVPVDWEMFFLSEVNRPLSAPLEDVANSIQRNGICLKGILATPDYSHTGELETLNMKLRRALDLYANVVHVKSLPGIKLRHKDIDCVVIREQTEGEYSALEHESVHGVVECLKIVTANKSARIAKFAFDYATKNNRKRVTAVHKANIMKLGDGLFLRSCQEIAKLYPKIEFETMIVDNCTMQMVSNPHQFDVMVMPNLYGNILDNLASGLVGGAGVVAGASYSPECVVFEPGARHTYSEAVGKNVANPTAMMLCAAKMLTHVNLHHYAGMLRGAIAKVLKDGKVRTKDLGGQNTTNEYTYAIIANLGK